One region of Timaviella obliquedivisa GSE-PSE-MK23-08B genomic DNA includes:
- a CDS encoding GAF domain-containing protein: MGSQRESVSYNKQLVALELALQDLREEETEEGLIRVTLEYLKSDLQYAVAWLGRYDRSSHQLVGKGGNCSTGGDPSFFKQRFTVAPGNLLEQVLAQQHPLGIPNLQEESRGGEWSIAARKFNIQGTVFFPIRYKNTCLGIVLLGSALWGTSPHAEEKTRLSMILGELAKSLYLLEADQQRQQLKRLDEPLLNLLPKLRSLPNLQRQLEAIVDETHRFMMPHRTSIYWYEPKGRYFWKRLGNRGIGFMAREGKPSEEISVQEVTSFYYAMGADQLVSIEDAANLLQANQTGRLTQMIQARSLIAAPIIYQGELLGFLSVEGNKVQTWTEEEKNFVRGAAHLVGLTAPLDQTEKAIQQVKLDQGLTTEVSRALHSEEDWQSSLKKCTEQLCQRFKIERFLVLLYNKDLKKFEIVYQNQLPGKRRPLPTVLERLAPVDWQMLERSLEAIAIENLDDDLKLVAWRKTFLDLGMRSLLVCNTSVGKPPEGLIVIGDDATRSWSHVERELFQTVSQQVGLLTHQIQLQRQTDQLQKNYQAVQWGLTTLRQTQDLERLEQVATQQIAKILQAPLVALLTWQPGRTSARVVAPVVNQQQQFGLIADLLIPTQTDSLIQAALQADGLISLGHDEISPETRYWLSGSEIGQVLALALRTDPDHEPTGIILVGDRQNRTWTDNQMNVLGILASQLAWCRRNLGLTSSLVVQKETLEQLNWYKQRRLEEVYRILGMGIRRLNELPSQPDTASNLRYPQILRYLGSTLSAMAPLLKHEQWQFHEHDASISLASLLKQALERVDVLFKQRQLWLQVHNEANLNLNGDIAKIEFIFHEILVLACARSPVGGRLDIWCRQKDANFLDLSVTDQGRLEPQLLEALQAGRSTDLLLPSLLDQLPGLHLTICQGLMQRIGGEFNLSTMEDNRSLSTLVIPLNSRMSMVKFTEIQT; encoded by the coding sequence ATGGGTTCGCAAAGAGAATCAGTAAGCTATAACAAACAACTCGTCGCCTTAGAACTTGCGCTTCAAGATCTAAGGGAAGAGGAGACTGAAGAGGGATTGATTCGAGTTACTTTAGAGTATCTCAAATCAGATCTACAATATGCTGTGGCTTGGCTCGGTCGGTACGATCGCAGCAGTCATCAGTTGGTGGGCAAAGGTGGCAATTGTTCAACCGGAGGAGATCCAAGCTTCTTTAAACAACGATTTACAGTAGCGCCAGGCAACTTACTAGAGCAAGTGCTTGCACAGCAACACCCCCTAGGAATTCCTAACTTACAAGAAGAATCCAGAGGCGGCGAGTGGAGTATTGCGGCTCGCAAGTTCAATATTCAAGGAACGGTGTTTTTCCCAATTCGTTATAAAAACACTTGTCTTGGGATAGTTTTGCTAGGTTCGGCGCTGTGGGGCACTTCTCCCCATGCTGAGGAAAAAACTCGCCTATCGATGATTTTGGGAGAGTTGGCAAAGTCACTTTATTTATTAGAGGCAGACCAGCAGCGGCAACAACTTAAGCGCCTTGACGAACCATTACTTAACCTTTTGCCTAAACTGCGATCGCTTCCCAATCTTCAAAGACAGCTTGAAGCCATTGTGGATGAAACCCATCGCTTCATGATGCCTCATCGCACCAGCATTTACTGGTACGAACCTAAAGGACGCTATTTTTGGAAGCGATTGGGCAATCGAGGCATTGGCTTTATGGCGAGAGAAGGAAAGCCGTCAGAAGAGATTTCAGTCCAGGAAGTCACTAGCTTTTACTATGCAATGGGCGCTGATCAATTAGTCTCGATAGAAGATGCAGCGAATTTATTGCAGGCAAATCAGACAGGACGACTGACGCAGATGATTCAGGCGCGATCGCTCATTGCGGCTCCCATCATCTACCAAGGAGAACTGCTAGGCTTTTTGTCGGTGGAAGGTAATAAAGTCCAAACTTGGACAGAGGAAGAAAAAAACTTTGTGCGAGGGGCTGCTCATTTGGTTGGACTGACTGCCCCGTTAGATCAAACAGAAAAGGCAATTCAACAAGTAAAGCTCGACCAAGGCTTGACGACTGAAGTGTCACGCGCGCTTCACAGTGAGGAAGACTGGCAAAGTAGCCTCAAAAAATGCACAGAACAACTCTGCCAGAGATTTAAGATAGAACGGTTTTTGGTATTGCTTTACAACAAAGACCTAAAAAAGTTTGAGATTGTTTATCAAAACCAACTTCCTGGCAAACGTCGCCCCTTGCCCACTGTTTTAGAGAGGCTTGCTCCGGTCGATTGGCAAATGTTGGAGCGAAGTTTAGAGGCGATCGCCATTGAGAACTTAGATGATGATCTAAAGCTAGTAGCATGGCGCAAAACGTTTTTAGACCTGGGAATGCGATCGTTGCTCGTTTGTAATACATCAGTGGGTAAACCCCCAGAGGGATTGATTGTCATTGGAGATGATGCAACGCGGAGTTGGAGCCATGTTGAGCGGGAGCTATTCCAAACTGTTAGCCAACAAGTGGGTTTATTAACCCATCAAATTCAGCTTCAACGACAAACCGATCAACTGCAAAAAAATTATCAAGCCGTCCAATGGGGACTCACGACCCTACGGCAAACTCAGGATTTGGAGCGTCTAGAGCAAGTTGCGACTCAGCAAATTGCTAAAATTCTGCAAGCCCCATTGGTTGCGCTTTTAACTTGGCAACCCGGTCGAACTTCGGCTCGCGTCGTTGCGCCTGTCGTTAATCAGCAGCAACAGTTTGGTTTAATCGCCGATCTTTTGATTCCGACCCAAACAGATAGCTTGATCCAAGCTGCGCTACAAGCCGACGGGCTGATATCGCTGGGTCATGATGAAATTTCACCCGAAACTCGCTATTGGTTGAGCGGTTCTGAAATTGGTCAGGTTTTAGCGCTGGCGCTCCGGACTGACCCTGACCATGAGCCAACTGGAATAATTCTGGTAGGCGATCGCCAGAACCGCACTTGGACAGACAATCAGATGAATGTCCTAGGCATTTTGGCAAGCCAGTTGGCATGGTGTCGGCGTAACCTAGGCTTGACCTCAAGTCTAGTGGTTCAAAAAGAAACCCTAGAACAGCTTAACTGGTACAAACAACGCCGCCTAGAAGAGGTTTACCGTATTCTCGGCATGGGCATCCGGCGGCTGAACGAACTGCCCAGCCAGCCAGATACAGCCTCAAATCTGCGCTACCCCCAAATCCTCCGCTACCTTGGCAGCACGCTTTCAGCTATGGCTCCGTTGCTAAAGCATGAGCAGTGGCAGTTCCACGAGCATGATGCATCAATTTCTCTAGCCAGTCTGTTAAAGCAAGCGCTAGAGAGAGTTGATGTCCTCTTTAAGCAGCGTCAGCTTTGGCTACAAGTCCATAACGAGGCAAATCTTAACCTCAATGGCGACATCGCCAAAATTGAATTCATTTTTCACGAAATCTTAGTTCTTGCCTGTGCGCGTTCTCCAGTGGGCGGGCGCTTAGACATTTGGTGTCGTCAGAAGGATGCAAATTTTCTAGATTTGTCTGTGACTGACCAAGGTCGATTAGAACCCCAGTTATTAGAGGCATTGCAAGCTGGACGTTCAACCGATTTGCTGTTGCCCTCTTTGTTGGATCAGCTGCCAGGATTGCACCTTACTATCTGCCAGGGTTTAATGCAGCGGATTGGCGGTGAATTCAACCTATCTACGATGGAAGACAATCGTAGTCTGAGTACCCTTGTCATTCCCCTAAACTCTCGGATGTCAATGGTAAAGTTTACTGAGATTCAAACCTAG
- a CDS encoding quinone-dependent dihydroorotate dehydrogenase: MDIYKSGVRPLLFQGLKIDPEQAHHQSLQFLGWLDQYRDRPPLNLLRQQIKRTCCFEHPSLEQSQWGIKFPNPLGIAAGFDKDGVAANVWQDFGFGFAELGTVTFHAQPGNSKPRMFRLPLDEAALNRMGFNNLGAAALAERLESLAERLKSKGAIAHPISIPIGINLGKSKVTALEDSAADYLGSFQLLKNLGDYFVVNVSSPNTPGLRSLQSTEQLEPILSTLQQENSAQKPLFVKIAPDLEWEAIAAVIELAQSHRLAGIIATNTTIRRDHLKTQIITTTGNRVSEEAGGISGAPLRERSTEVIRFIYQQTRGTLPIIGVGGIFTADDAWEKITAGASLLQVYTGWIYEGPGMVQRVLKGLVQKIEEQGLENIGEAIGLGHDSKL; the protein is encoded by the coding sequence TTGGATATTTATAAATCTGGGGTTCGTCCGCTTTTATTTCAAGGTTTGAAGATAGACCCTGAGCAAGCTCATCATCAAAGCCTTCAGTTTTTGGGCTGGCTTGATCAATACCGCGATCGCCCCCCGCTGAACCTTTTACGCCAACAAATTAAACGAACCTGCTGCTTTGAGCATCCGAGCCTAGAGCAATCTCAATGGGGGATCAAGTTCCCTAACCCTCTTGGCATTGCGGCAGGGTTTGATAAGGACGGAGTTGCCGCCAATGTTTGGCAAGACTTCGGCTTTGGTTTTGCCGAACTCGGCACAGTCACCTTCCACGCGCAGCCTGGTAATTCTAAGCCTCGGATGTTCCGGTTACCGTTAGATGAAGCGGCTTTGAACCGGATGGGGTTTAATAATTTGGGGGCGGCGGCTTTAGCAGAGCGGTTAGAAAGTTTGGCAGAGCGATTAAAAAGTAAGGGGGCGATCGCTCACCCGATTAGCATTCCAATTGGCATTAATTTAGGAAAGTCTAAAGTAACTGCCCTAGAGGATTCAGCGGCAGACTACTTAGGCAGCTTTCAACTGCTAAAGAACTTAGGTGATTATTTTGTAGTGAACGTGTCTTCTCCTAATACGCCAGGGTTGCGATCGCTCCAATCGACAGAGCAGCTTGAACCGATTTTGTCGACGCTTCAGCAAGAAAACTCTGCCCAAAAGCCCTTGTTTGTGAAAATAGCGCCTGATTTGGAGTGGGAGGCGATCGCCGCTGTCATTGAATTGGCACAAAGTCATCGACTCGCAGGTATCATTGCCACCAACACAACGATCCGCCGAGATCATCTTAAAACGCAGATCATTACGACGACTGGCAATCGAGTCAGCGAAGAAGCAGGCGGCATCAGCGGCGCACCCTTACGAGAGCGATCGACGGAGGTAATTCGGTTCATCTACCAGCAAACCAGAGGCACCCTACCGATTATTGGAGTGGGCGGCATTTTTACAGCGGATGATGCTTGGGAAAAGATTACGGCTGGAGCCAGTTTATTACAGGTTTATACAGGCTGGATTTACGAAGGGCCAGGAATGGTACAGCGAGTTTTGAAAGGGTTAGTTCAAAAGATAGAAGAACAGGGGTTAGAAAATATTGGCGAGGCGATCGGGCTGGGACACGATAGTAAACTTTAG
- a CDS encoding DUF3531 family protein, giving the protein MQVQFRECDFFDLWIWLEFSTVPSEMERQYVEEVFNSLFLLGKLGGFNAENLQVQDTGMEISYMDYDQDASSNSFMALMHNLGEFEYNGTWARCWFDMGTSDAIALDVLINALEQLNKDYVTIERLIIGGENEDWTIPQNRRQDFADLRDDEDNN; this is encoded by the coding sequence ATGCAAGTACAATTCCGCGAATGTGATTTTTTTGACCTGTGGATTTGGTTAGAGTTCAGTACTGTGCCCTCGGAGATGGAACGTCAGTACGTTGAAGAGGTGTTTAACTCTCTGTTTCTATTAGGAAAGCTGGGCGGGTTTAATGCCGAGAACCTGCAAGTTCAAGACACTGGCATGGAAATTAGTTACATGGATTACGACCAAGATGCATCCAGCAATAGCTTCATGGCATTGATGCATAACCTTGGAGAATTTGAGTACAACGGCACTTGGGCACGGTGTTGGTTTGATATGGGCACCTCCGATGCGATCGCCCTTGATGTTCTAATCAATGCCCTGGAGCAACTTAATAAAGATTACGTGACCATTGAGCGCTTAATTATTGGCGGAGAAAATGAAGATTGGACTATTCCTCAGAACAGGCGGCAAGACTTCGCAGATCTTCGCGACGATGAAGACAATAACTAA
- a CDS encoding single-stranded DNA-binding protein, whose protein sequence is MSLNSVTLVGRVGREPEVKYFESGSVVCRFTLAVKRRRKDSDEPDWFELEVWGQPAQIAADYVRKGSLIGVSGALKFDYWQDKSTGVSRSKPLIRVDRLDLLGSKRDNEAGGSSSYGNDEF, encoded by the coding sequence ATGAGTCTTAATTCGGTAACTTTGGTTGGGCGGGTCGGAAGAGAACCTGAAGTGAAGTATTTTGAATCGGGTAGTGTGGTTTGCCGATTTACGCTTGCGGTCAAACGACGCAGGAAAGACAGCGATGAGCCAGATTGGTTTGAGTTAGAAGTATGGGGACAACCCGCCCAAATTGCTGCTGACTATGTTCGCAAAGGTAGCTTGATTGGGGTTTCAGGCGCATTAAAGTTTGACTATTGGCAAGATAAGAGTACGGGCGTTAGTCGCTCTAAGCCGTTGATTCGCGTCGATCGCCTGGATCTACTGGGTTCTAAACGCGACAATGAGGCGGGTGGAAGCAGTAGTTATGGAAATGATGAGTTTTAA
- a CDS encoding rod shape-determining protein: MGIDLGTANTLVYVSGKGIVLQEPSVVAIDQETKEPLAVGEDAKKMLGRTPGNVIALRPLRDGVIADFDTAELMLKHFIQRVHEGRALVSPRIVIGIPSGVTGVERRAVMEAASQAGARDVFLIDEPVAAAIGAGLPVAEPTGNMIIDIGGGTTEVAVLSLQGTVLSESVRVAGDELSEAIVHYMKKVHNLVIGERTSEEIKIFVGSAYPLDDDDELVMDVRGLHLLSGLPRTVSVKAPEIREAMAEPLSVIIEAVKRTLERTPPELAADIIDRGIMLAGGGALLKGLDTLISHETGIVVHVAADPLSCVVLGTGRVLENFKQLERVFSGRSSRFH; the protein is encoded by the coding sequence ATGGGTATCGATCTCGGTACTGCAAACACGCTCGTTTATGTATCTGGCAAAGGCATTGTGCTTCAGGAGCCTTCCGTAGTCGCTATCGACCAGGAAACAAAGGAACCCCTGGCTGTTGGAGAAGATGCCAAGAAAATGTTGGGACGAACACCGGGGAATGTCATTGCCCTACGTCCTCTCCGAGATGGAGTCATCGCAGACTTTGACACCGCCGAATTAATGCTCAAGCATTTTATTCAACGCGTACACGAAGGTCGGGCTTTAGTTTCACCTCGTATTGTCATCGGAATTCCAAGCGGCGTAACTGGCGTTGAGCGTCGGGCCGTTATGGAAGCAGCTTCTCAAGCTGGGGCAAGAGACGTTTTTTTAATTGATGAACCTGTCGCCGCTGCCATTGGTGCAGGCTTACCGGTTGCTGAGCCGACCGGAAACATGATTATTGATATTGGAGGCGGTACGACTGAAGTTGCCGTGCTGAGCTTGCAGGGAACGGTGCTGAGTGAGTCGGTGCGGGTCGCTGGCGATGAGTTGAGCGAGGCGATCGTCCATTACATGAAAAAGGTTCATAACCTGGTCATTGGAGAACGGACTTCTGAAGAAATTAAAATTTTCGTTGGCTCTGCCTATCCTCTCGACGACGACGACGAACTGGTGATGGACGTGAGAGGTTTGCACCTGTTGTCTGGCTTGCCTCGTACCGTGTCTGTGAAGGCTCCTGAAATTCGTGAAGCGATGGCTGAGCCGCTCTCAGTCATTATTGAAGCCGTAAAGCGGACTTTGGAGCGGACTCCCCCTGAATTGGCTGCCGATATTATCGATCGCGGTATCATGCTGGCAGGTGGCGGAGCTTTGCTGAAAGGTCTTGATACCCTAATTAGTCATGAAACGGGTATTGTAGTTCACGTTGCGGCAGACCCCTTAAGTTGTGTTGTGCTAGGGACAGGGCGAGTTCTTGAAAACTTCAAGCAGCTAGAGCGGGTCTTTAGCGGACGTTCTTCTCGCTTTCATTAA
- the mreC gene encoding rod shape-determining protein MreC, producing MYALRRWWDRNGVKLGLISLAIGSALLMRQTQGALVFETYRWLTQPFVRNSAQVTQAGTPRERELEQRLVELESQNRELQKLLKYVDKRSDKGVTAPVIGRSSDHWWQEIILSRGSDDGIQPGFIVSGIGGIVGRVVGVTPHTSRVLLISDPSSKVGVTVSRSRNMGYIRGQSANRVIMVFVDKVPDVRKGDVITTSALSRLFPSGLPVGIVESISFNKSPAPEAVIELSAPISHLEWVIVSPNPKVAEARAVEEEATQPPEKPSGFEEDSGAPQTQLTEYNLPQESIQQFQNRPEAELPAIAPPEPSISPQPPPEAEIEASPPMVPEASSPAPIEASPIEEMAPVETIPVLPAPIEDIPPSSDTLEGSDSP from the coding sequence ATGTACGCATTACGTCGTTGGTGGGATCGCAATGGAGTTAAGCTAGGACTGATTAGCCTAGCAATAGGGAGCGCTTTGCTGATGCGACAAACTCAGGGGGCGCTTGTTTTTGAAACCTACCGTTGGCTGACACAGCCGTTTGTTCGTAATTCGGCGCAAGTTACTCAGGCAGGAACGCCGAGAGAACGAGAGCTAGAACAACGGTTGGTAGAGCTAGAGAGCCAAAACCGAGAATTGCAAAAGCTGCTTAAATACGTTGATAAGCGATCGGATAAAGGCGTTACTGCCCCTGTGATCGGGCGTAGTTCGGATCATTGGTGGCAAGAGATTATTCTGAGTCGGGGCAGCGATGATGGCATTCAGCCCGGATTCATCGTTTCAGGTATTGGTGGAATTGTGGGACGAGTTGTAGGAGTAACGCCTCACACCAGCCGAGTTCTGCTTATTAGTGATCCCAGTAGCAAGGTCGGCGTAACTGTGAGTCGATCGCGTAATATGGGCTACATTCGAGGACAATCGGCAAATCGAGTCATCATGGTCTTTGTTGACAAAGTCCCTGATGTTCGCAAAGGCGACGTGATCACGACTTCTGCTCTAAGCCGCTTGTTTCCCTCAGGGTTGCCTGTGGGGATTGTAGAGTCGATTAGCTTTAACAAAAGTCCAGCACCCGAAGCTGTAATCGAGCTTTCTGCACCAATTAGTCATTTAGAATGGGTTATTGTTAGCCCTAATCCTAAAGTGGCTGAGGCTAGAGCCGTAGAGGAAGAGGCGACGCAACCACCTGAAAAACCCAGCGGTTTTGAGGAAGATTCGGGTGCCCCTCAAACTCAATTGACCGAATATAACCTTCCTCAAGAAAGCATCCAACAGTTTCAAAATCGACCCGAAGCCGAGTTGCCTGCGATCGCTCCGCCAGAACCCTCTATATCCCCACAGCCTCCTCCAGAGGCAGAAATTGAGGCTAGTCCTCCGATGGTGCCAGAAGCAAGTTCGCCTGCCCCAATCGAGGCTTCCCCAATCGAAGAAATGGCTCCCGTAGAAACAATCCCTGTTTTACCTGCACCCATTGAGGATATCCCGCCCTCTTCAGACACTTTGGAAGGAAGTGATAGTCCTTGA
- the mreD gene encoding rod shape-determining protein MreD gives MNNFTKLEPRTLQTINWAVTVGSVFICLLILPMRLPGMELLSVSPNWLLIWVVAWSVKRTGFEGAIAGLVLGLIQDGMTYPNPTHAVSLAAVGFLTARLQKQRYVREDFISISLIVFGMAILAATITAIQFSWHSPAASTEMVNRTLGEIWTNHQRIALSSAILSSLWAPAVYYPLNRWWEMVETVVQPQQNKLKNQSF, from the coding sequence ATTAATAATTTTACGAAGTTGGAACCCCGGACGCTTCAAACCATCAACTGGGCAGTAACGGTAGGTTCAGTCTTTATTTGTTTGCTCATCTTGCCTATGCGACTTCCTGGAATGGAGCTACTATCAGTCAGCCCTAATTGGTTGCTGATCTGGGTAGTAGCCTGGAGCGTTAAACGGACAGGCTTTGAAGGAGCGATCGCTGGACTGGTTCTAGGTTTAATTCAAGATGGTATGACTTACCCTAATCCAACTCATGCCGTCAGCTTGGCAGCGGTAGGGTTTTTGACTGCCCGGTTGCAAAAGCAGCGCTATGTCAGAGAAGATTTTATCTCGATCTCCCTCATTGTCTTCGGCATGGCAATTTTAGCTGCCACTATCACAGCGATTCAGTTTAGCTGGCATAGCCCTGCTGCTTCGACGGAAATGGTGAATCGAACATTAGGAGAGATTTGGACAAACCACCAACGAATTGCCTTAAGCTCTGCAATTTTAAGCAGTTTGTGGGCACCCGCAGTTTACTACCCGCTTAACCGCTGGTGGGAAATGGTGGAGACTGTTGTACAGCCGCAGCAAAATAAACTTAAGAACCAAAGCTTTTAA
- a CDS encoding HAD hydrolase-like protein produces the protein MTCVIAFESDSSALCGDRSEVFVRSHASAPSHDYRSSSPVTLFCDFDGPIVDVSDRYYSTYQLGLAEIQSFYQTAGISLPIRILSKEQFWQMKQERTPDVEIAMRSGLQGQEIDHFLQRVTQIVNQPTLLHQDQLQPGVRWALALLQAQGVRLVLVTLRCQVQATQMLQSYGLAHIFSEIWGTQDSNAAYSNQSDHKTQLLGKAIAHLSWTNHSPAHAWMLGDTEADVLAGKAMSIPTIAVSCGIRSHNYLQKLQPTCIHTDLLSAVHHLVDSK, from the coding sequence ATGACTTGTGTTATCGCTTTTGAATCAGATAGTTCTGCCTTGTGTGGCGATCGCTCTGAGGTATTTGTCAGGAGTCATGCATCTGCTCCCTCCCATGATTACCGATCCTCTTCACCTGTAACACTTTTCTGCGACTTCGACGGCCCTATTGTTGATGTTTCAGACCGCTACTACAGTACCTATCAACTTGGACTCGCTGAAATTCAAAGCTTCTATCAAACTGCTGGGATCTCTTTACCGATTCGCATTCTTAGTAAAGAGCAATTTTGGCAAATGAAGCAAGAGCGCACACCGGATGTAGAAATTGCTATGCGCTCTGGGCTGCAAGGTCAAGAGATTGATCATTTTTTGCAACGGGTAACCCAAATTGTTAACCAGCCAACTTTGCTGCACCAAGACCAACTCCAACCTGGCGTAAGATGGGCTTTGGCACTTCTCCAGGCACAAGGCGTTCGCTTGGTTCTTGTTACTCTGCGCTGTCAAGTCCAAGCGACTCAAATGCTGCAAAGTTATGGCTTAGCTCATATTTTTAGCGAAATTTGGGGTACGCAAGACTCAAATGCAGCTTACAGTAATCAGTCTGATCACAAAACTCAATTGTTAGGAAAAGCGATCGCCCATCTCTCTTGGACAAATCATTCACCTGCTCATGCTTGGATGCTGGGCGACACTGAAGCTGATGTTCTGGCAGGTAAAGCGATGAGCATTCCCACCATCGCCGTCAGTTGCGGTATTCGTAGCCACAATTATTTACAAAAACTTCAGCCCACGTGCATTCACACTGACCTCCTCTCAGCCGTCCACCATCTTGTGGATTCTAAGTAA
- a CDS encoding GTP-binding protein yields the protein MTSAVTPNRSTPTPSPMDDAKKGLPVTIITGFLGSGKTTLLNHILSNQDGIKTAVLVNEFGEIGIDNELLITTENSDENMVELSNGCICCTINNDLMEAVYRVLERSDKIDYLVVETTGLADPLPVALTFLGTELRDLTRLDSIVTLVDAENYSVDLFNSEAAYNQILYGDIILLNKTDLVDEADLDSLELKIRDIKEGARILRTTQSKVPLPLVLSVGLFESDKYYTSEEKGHDDHDDHAHDDHAHDHHDHPTEKPDEHDHAAFDHDHGHCEHDHDHEQHHHSNHLEVDGFTSLSFQSDRPLSIKKFQQFLDHQLPATVFRAKGILWFDESPKRHVFHLSGKRFSLDDTEWTSTPKNQLVLIGQELNHEQIKAQLNDCICLPSTHRGRGFGK from the coding sequence ATGACATCAGCAGTTACCCCCAACCGTTCTACCCCAACCCCCAGCCCCATGGACGACGCTAAAAAAGGGCTGCCCGTCACTATCATTACAGGCTTCCTAGGCAGTGGAAAAACCACTCTCCTCAATCATATTCTGAGTAACCAAGACGGCATCAAAACCGCAGTTTTGGTCAACGAGTTTGGCGAAATTGGTATTGACAATGAACTGCTAATTACGACCGAGAACAGCGACGAGAATATGGTGGAACTCAGCAATGGCTGCATTTGTTGCACCATTAATAATGACCTTATGGAAGCCGTGTATCGAGTGTTGGAGCGATCGGACAAGATTGATTACTTGGTAGTAGAAACCACGGGCTTGGCTGATCCTCTGCCTGTCGCGCTGACTTTCTTGGGAACCGAACTCCGAGATTTAACTCGCCTCGATTCCATTGTCACGCTAGTCGATGCCGAAAATTACAGCGTTGATTTGTTTAACAGTGAAGCTGCATACAATCAAATCCTCTACGGCGATATTATTCTGCTCAATAAGACTGATTTGGTGGATGAGGCTGATTTAGACTCTCTTGAACTCAAGATCAGAGATATTAAGGAAGGGGCAAGAATTCTTCGTACTACGCAGTCTAAAGTGCCGCTGCCTTTGGTTCTGAGCGTGGGATTGTTTGAATCGGATAAGTACTATACTTCCGAGGAAAAGGGTCATGATGATCATGATGATCACGCCCATGATGATCACGCCCATGATCATCATGACCACCCTACTGAGAAGCCTGATGAGCACGACCATGCAGCGTTCGATCATGATCATGGACATTGTGAGCATGACCACGACCACGAGCAGCACCATCACTCCAATCATTTAGAAGTAGATGGATTCACGTCTTTGTCATTTCAGAGCGATCGCCCTCTCTCTATTAAAAAATTCCAACAATTCCTAGACCACCAACTTCCAGCTACGGTCTTTCGTGCCAAAGGCATTCTTTGGTTTGACGAAAGCCCCAAACGTCATGTCTTTCACCTTAGCGGTAAACGATTCTCGCTGGATGATACCGAGTGGACGAGTACGCCCAAAAATCAACTAGTTTTGATTGGGCAAGAACTAAATCATGAGCAGATCAAAGCTCAGCTAAATGACTGTATTTGCCTGCCCTCAACCCATCGAGGGCGTGGTTTCGGCAAATAA